One Pararhizobium sp. IMCC3301 DNA segment encodes these proteins:
- the lptC gene encoding LPS export ABC transporter periplasmic protein LptC, translated as MSETVSNGSRILTAGGMTPARDHLRVSDNLKPSERSKFFRKIRRHTLWVKVLRLLLPLLGVGAVAALVIITSFIPKIGVEGFELDPGMTLSFNGSSILMNNPKLSGFGDDGQSYEVKADSASQSILLPGLINLNGLFAKITLDDGTWADVRSKDGIYNNNTAALSINSPIKVDSSEGYKVTLQNAEVDLKSGTLISRSPVEVRSETGFMQANQLIIDNSGKRIRFTNGIRLTIVPPESDAKLIFEE; from the coding sequence TTGAGTGAAACTGTTTCAAACGGATCAAGAATTCTGACCGCCGGTGGCATGACACCTGCGCGCGATCACCTGCGCGTTTCCGACAATCTGAAGCCGTCCGAGCGCTCGAAATTCTTCAGAAAAATCCGCCGCCACACTCTGTGGGTCAAGGTCTTGCGGCTGCTTCTGCCGCTTCTCGGTGTTGGCGCCGTGGCGGCACTGGTCATCATTACCAGCTTCATTCCGAAAATCGGAGTGGAGGGTTTTGAACTCGACCCCGGGATGACGCTGTCATTCAACGGTTCGTCGATCCTGATGAACAATCCGAAACTCAGCGGTTTCGGCGATGATGGCCAATCCTACGAGGTGAAAGCCGACAGCGCCTCCCAGTCGATTCTGCTTCCCGGCCTCATCAACCTCAATGGTCTGTTTGCCAAGATAACCCTCGATGATGGCACTTGGGCGGATGTGCGCTCCAAGGATGGAATTTACAACAACAACACGGCTGCGCTCAGCATCAATTCGCCAATCAAGGTCGATTCCAGTGAAGGCTACAAGGTGACGCTGCAAAACGCTGAAGTCGATCTGAAAAGCGGAACCTTGATCAGCCGCTCGCCGGTTGAAGTGCGCAGCGAAACCGGCTTTATGCAGGCCAATCAGCTGATTATTGACAATAGCGGCAAGCGAATCCGGTTTACAAATGGCATCCGGCTGACGATTGTACCGCCGGAATCAGATGCAAAGCTGATATTTGAGGAATAG
- the lptB gene encoding LPS export ABC transporter ATP-binding protein, which produces MRRQRPRKGTRFSDEDGWLVAQNLAKSFRRRPVVRDVTLAVRQGEAVGLLGPNGAGKTTVFYMITGLIRPDQGGIRIDGFDVTSLPMYSRARLGVGYLPQETSIFRGLTVENNIKAVLEIVEPDRRQRKQDLERLLQEFGIEHLRKSPSIALSGGERRRCEIARALASRPAFMLLDEPFAGIDPIAVGDIQQLVRQLTARGIGVLITDHNVRETLGLIDRAYIIHSGEVLMEGTPDDIVRNEDVRRVYLGDQFTL; this is translated from the coding sequence CTGCGGCGTCAGCGGCCCCGGAAAGGCACCCGGTTCAGCGATGAAGATGGCTGGCTGGTGGCCCAGAATCTCGCCAAGAGCTTCCGCCGCCGGCCCGTGGTCCGAGATGTCACACTTGCGGTCCGCCAGGGCGAAGCGGTTGGACTGCTTGGACCGAACGGAGCTGGCAAGACCACGGTATTTTACATGATTACCGGGCTGATTCGTCCCGATCAGGGTGGTATTCGCATTGACGGATTTGATGTCACCTCTCTGCCGATGTATTCACGCGCAAGGCTCGGGGTCGGGTATCTGCCGCAGGAAACCTCGATTTTTCGTGGCCTGACTGTGGAAAACAATATCAAGGCGGTTCTGGAAATCGTCGAGCCGGACCGGCGTCAGCGCAAGCAGGATCTGGAACGTCTGTTGCAGGAATTCGGGATAGAACATTTGCGCAAATCGCCAAGCATTGCGCTTTCAGGCGGGGAACGGCGGCGTTGCGAGATTGCCCGTGCTCTGGCCAGCAGGCCGGCTTTTATGCTGCTGGATGAGCCGTTTGCCGGGATTGATCCGATTGCCGTCGGCGACATCCAGCAACTGGTGCGGCAATTGACTGCACGTGGAATTGGTGTCCTGATCACCGATCATAATGTGCGCGAAACGCTGGGACTGATCGACCGGGCCTATATCATCCACTCCGGCGAGGTCCTGATGGAAGGCACGCCGGATGATATCGTGCGCAATGAAGACGTGCGGCGCGTTTATCTTGGCGATCAATTTACTCTTTGA
- a CDS encoding DUF302 domain-containing protein, which produces MKSVLLGFAIIIASVSANAADLVSRTSPHSVADTMDRLVMAVENAGATVFVRVDHAAGAEQIGADLKPNQMLVFGNPKIGTPVLQADPASGLDLPLRVAIFENTAGTTTLVYRDPQAFAGDHNVPADLEALDMMAGALSKLTDFAVSTSQ; this is translated from the coding sequence ATGAAATCGGTTCTTTTGGGCTTTGCGATCATCATCGCATCCGTTTCGGCCAATGCGGCTGATCTTGTTTCCAGGACAAGCCCTCATTCAGTAGCGGACACCATGGATCGTCTGGTGATGGCAGTGGAAAATGCAGGAGCTACGGTATTTGTCCGGGTAGACCATGCAGCGGGCGCGGAGCAAATCGGAGCTGATCTGAAACCCAATCAGATGCTTGTATTCGGCAATCCGAAAATCGGAACTCCTGTCTTGCAGGCAGACCCTGCTTCCGGGCTTGACCTGCCGCTTCGCGTTGCGATCTTTGAAAATACGGCTGGTACGACCACACTGGTCTATCGTGATCCTCAAGCCTTTGCCGGGGACCACAATGTGCCTGCCGATCTGGAGGCGCTGGATATGATGGCTGGCGCGCTGTCCAAATTGACCGACTTCGCGGTAAGCACGTCACAATAG
- the lptA gene encoding lipopolysaccharide transport periplasmic protein LptA, translating to MIPKKFNFLPPASGRGLRSAVMMPFAHLLMALLVAFAVAGPAMAQDVSDAFSGLSSSSKDPIEIEADELEVQDRDKTAVFRGNVRLVQGPTTLRASSITVYYAGRATGTNQQISKVEARGPVRVTNLDQTASGDLATFQMATQILTLTGNVILTKGSNELRGQRLIVNLKTGESRVEAPNNKSGGRVRGVFLPGRQ from the coding sequence ATGATCCCGAAAAAATTCAATTTTCTGCCACCGGCCTCCGGCCGGGGATTGCGAAGCGCTGTTATGATGCCTTTTGCCCACTTGCTTATGGCTTTGCTGGTGGCATTTGCGGTGGCTGGGCCAGCGATGGCGCAAGACGTCTCGGACGCCTTTTCAGGCTTGTCGTCCTCCTCGAAAGATCCGATCGAAATTGAAGCCGATGAACTGGAAGTTCAGGACCGCGACAAGACTGCAGTGTTCCGCGGCAATGTGCGTCTGGTCCAGGGTCCGACAACGCTGCGGGCCAGCAGCATCACAGTGTATTATGCCGGCCGGGCCACAGGTACCAATCAGCAGATTTCAAAAGTCGAGGCGCGCGGTCCGGTTCGCGTCACCAATCTGGATCAGACCGCAAGCGGCGATCTCGCCACATTCCAGATGGCGACCCAGATCCTGACCCTGACCGGCAATGTCATTTTGACAAAAGGTAGCAATGAGCTGCGCGGTCAGCGGCTGATCGTCAATCTGAAAACCGGAGAAAGCCGGGTCGAGGCGCCAAATAACAAGTCTGGCGGCCGGGTCCGGGGTGTGTTCCTGCCAGGCAGGCAATAG
- the hpf gene encoding ribosome hibernation-promoting factor, HPF/YfiA family: MELRISGKNMDVGDSLREEIQNRIGEAVDKYFNGTFSGHVTLTKEPNGFSSECLIHLSTGANLSASGNAHEPRASFEKSAERVEKQLRRYKRKLKDHHHRANRENAMIAASYILAAPLDDEEVPEDFNPVIIAETAASLPSFTVGNAVMEMDMTDVPILVFRNAGHGGINVVYRRADGNIGWVDPSLQV, encoded by the coding sequence ATGGAACTTCGCATATCCGGAAAAAACATGGATGTGGGCGACAGTCTGCGGGAAGAAATTCAAAACAGGATCGGCGAGGCAGTAGACAAATATTTCAACGGTACATTTTCAGGACATGTCACCCTGACCAAGGAACCCAACGGGTTTTCTTCAGAGTGCCTTATTCACCTGAGCACGGGAGCCAATCTTTCGGCTTCGGGAAATGCTCATGAGCCCCGCGCAAGTTTCGAAAAATCGGCCGAACGGGTGGAAAAACAGCTGCGTCGTTACAAGCGAAAACTGAAAGATCACCATCACCGTGCCAACCGCGAAAATGCGATGATTGCGGCAAGCTATATTCTGGCCGCTCCCCTCGACGATGAGGAGGTGCCGGAAGATTTCAATCCGGTGATCATTGCCGAAACCGCAGCCAGTCTGCCCTCATTCACTGTTGGAAATGCAGTCATGGAAATGGACATGACAGATGTGCCGATTCTGGTTTTCCGAAATGCTGGACATGGCGGCATAAACGTGGTCTACCGTCGCGCCGACGGCAATATTGGCTGGGTTGACCCATCATTGCAGGTTTGA
- a CDS encoding HlyD family type I secretion periplasmic adaptor subunit, translating into MIGSPARSIRRYQLAGGLAIIVVLGSIGAWASFTSISGAVIAPGTIVVESSTKRIQHREGGIVAEILVDEGDPVEAGDLLLRLDNTDAQAELSILESARLELLAKSARLRAERDFSTQIDFDEDLLSRGDDPTVTALMLGQRRLLQTQNAAIQGRLDQLDQRIEQYGEEIKGLTAQQAAKQAQIGFITEEQNDIESLISRGLIPKSRVLSLQREQARLGGEAGQLSSEIARVSGRISETRLQAIQITDDFRARALDELRDAEARLGEYRERRNAVSARLRRTDIVAPRAGQVLDLSVTTIGAVLAPGETVMQLVPRGDRLVVEARVRPQDIDRISTGQSALLLFPNADSRLTPQIRGEVTRISADLNQPNVDTPPFYKVRLTLDKTEEAKLGSLVLKPGMPVEAFLQTGDRSPMNYFLKPFSDQLQHAFREK; encoded by the coding sequence ATGATCGGTTCTCCGGCAAGATCGATCCGGCGCTATCAATTGGCCGGCGGACTGGCGATCATTGTCGTTTTGGGCAGTATCGGCGCCTGGGCCAGTTTCACCAGCATCAGCGGTGCGGTGATAGCGCCCGGCACAATCGTCGTGGAAAGCAGCACCAAACGCATTCAGCATCGCGAAGGTGGGATTGTCGCGGAAATTCTGGTTGACGAAGGAGATCCGGTTGAAGCGGGTGATCTGCTGTTGCGGCTCGACAACACCGATGCTCAGGCCGAATTGTCGATCCTGGAATCTGCCAGGCTGGAATTGCTGGCCAAAAGCGCCCGGCTGCGGGCGGAACGGGATTTCTCAACACAGATCGACTTCGATGAGGATCTGTTGTCGCGGGGTGATGATCCAACTGTGACAGCTCTGATGCTGGGGCAACGCCGCCTTTTGCAGACCCAGAATGCAGCTATTCAGGGGCGGCTCGATCAACTGGACCAGCGTATTGAGCAATATGGCGAGGAGATCAAGGGCCTGACAGCCCAACAGGCTGCCAAACAGGCCCAGATCGGATTCATCACCGAAGAACAGAATGACATTGAATCCCTGATCAGCCGCGGTCTCATACCCAAATCCCGGGTCCTCTCGCTGCAGCGCGAACAGGCGCGTCTGGGCGGCGAAGCCGGGCAACTCAGCTCGGAAATTGCACGCGTATCGGGACGCATCAGCGAAACCCGGCTGCAAGCCATTCAGATCACCGATGATTTCCGCGCCAGGGCTCTTGATGAGTTGCGCGATGCTGAAGCCCGGCTCGGTGAATATCGCGAGCGCCGCAACGCGGTCTCGGCGCGTTTGCGCCGCACCGACATCGTTGCGCCGCGTGCCGGGCAGGTTCTGGATCTGTCAGTGACCACCATCGGTGCCGTGCTGGCACCGGGCGAAACCGTGATGCAGCTTGTACCACGTGGCGACCGGCTGGTGGTGGAGGCAAGAGTGCGCCCCCAGGACATCGACCGGATCAGCACCGGGCAGAGTGCGTTGTTGCTGTTTCCCAACGCCGACAGCAGGCTGACACCGCAAATCCGCGGTGAGGTGACCCGCATTTCGGCGGATCTGAATCAACCCAATGTCGATACGCCGCCCTTCTACAAAGTGCGCCTGACCCTCGACAAAACCGAAGAAGCCAAGCTTGGTTCTCTGGTGCTCAAGCCCGGCATGCCGGTCGAAGCGTTTCTGCAAACCGGAGACCGCTCGCCCATGAACTATTTCCTCAAACCGTTTTCCGACCAGCTGCAGCATGCCTTTCGCGAAAAATAG
- a CDS encoding type I secretion system permease/ATPase produces the protein MTTSRQPPEASEDVSDHSGNGKRALSLLRLMPVSVVWFSLVTNLLMLTGPLFMLQVYDRVLASGSVSTLIALSILVIILYALYGFLEFIRGRIMARVGQQVEERFRTTAFDLVNHHARLGHAQVRLSPIQDLVTLRNFVSGPGPLAFLDMPWAPVYLFVIYLMHPVLGLASLLAVLLLAALAMLNNRLITGPTEASQKAQSAAQDLGDESRRNVETSSVLGMSDVVRDRWAQLQMAALQAQSSAADRGGVISATSRTLRLVFQSAILAIGAYLAVRQQISPGTMIAASIIMSRALAPVEQSVVHWQAFVSFRQAWQRFSNLIAGQPAPVARLTLPDPEGRISVEGLSVFSSTDRRALIQGISFRLEPGSGLGIIGPTGAGKTTLARALIGNAPLKQGVVRLDGADLDHWDPVKLGPHLGYLPQKVDLFEGSISQNIARFQPAARADDIVSAARQAAVHDMIQQLPDGYNTMIGPRGGTLSAGQCQRIGLARALYGQPVLVILDEPNANLDAEGEAALIKAVLAVRARGGTIIVVAHRPSAIAALDKLMMLRNGRMVAFGDRDEVLGKVIAPRPEADEYAPSDAGSGAAGEKQDTPRPAQQLAVVGKTVKDASA, from the coding sequence ATGACCACATCACGACAACCGCCCGAAGCCTCGGAGGATGTGTCAGACCATTCCGGAAATGGAAAACGGGCACTGTCGCTGCTGCGTCTGATGCCGGTCTCTGTCGTCTGGTTCAGTCTGGTCACCAATCTGCTGATGCTGACCGGCCCCCTGTTCATGCTTCAGGTCTATGACCGCGTTCTGGCCAGCGGCAGCGTTTCCACCCTGATAGCCTTGTCGATTCTGGTGATCATCCTTTATGCGCTGTATGGCTTTCTGGAATTTATCCGGGGACGGATTATGGCGCGCGTCGGCCAGCAGGTGGAAGAGCGGTTTCGCACCACTGCTTTTGATTTGGTGAACCATCATGCCAGGCTCGGCCACGCCCAGGTTCGGCTGTCACCGATTCAGGATCTGGTCACGCTGCGCAACTTTGTATCCGGGCCGGGTCCGCTGGCGTTTCTCGATATGCCATGGGCTCCGGTCTATCTGTTTGTGATCTATCTCATGCATCCTGTCCTGGGGCTGGCTTCTTTGCTGGCAGTGCTGTTGCTGGCTGCGCTTGCAATGCTCAACAACCGGCTGATCACCGGACCGACCGAGGCGTCGCAAAAGGCCCAGTCCGCAGCGCAGGATCTGGGAGATGAAAGCCGTCGCAATGTTGAAACCAGTTCGGTTCTGGGGATGAGCGATGTGGTGCGGGACCGCTGGGCACAGCTGCAGATGGCAGCGTTGCAGGCGCAGAGCAGCGCTGCGGACAGAGGCGGTGTCATTTCTGCCACATCGCGTACTTTACGACTGGTATTTCAGTCCGCCATTCTGGCCATCGGCGCATATCTGGCAGTGCGCCAGCAGATATCTCCCGGCACCATGATTGCCGCCTCGATCATCATGTCGCGGGCGCTGGCACCGGTCGAGCAATCCGTTGTTCACTGGCAGGCCTTTGTGTCGTTCCGGCAGGCCTGGCAACGTTTTTCAAACCTCATCGCCGGTCAGCCTGCGCCGGTCGCCCGGCTGACCCTTCCAGATCCCGAAGGCCGCATCAGTGTGGAGGGTCTGAGCGTGTTTTCATCGACTGACAGGCGGGCGCTGATACAGGGCATCAGCTTCCGGCTGGAACCGGGCAGCGGTCTTGGTATTATCGGTCCGACAGGTGCGGGAAAAACCACGCTTGCACGCGCCCTGATCGGCAATGCGCCGTTGAAACAGGGTGTGGTACGGCTGGATGGCGCAGATCTGGACCACTGGGACCCGGTGAAACTGGGTCCACATCTGGGCTATCTGCCGCAGAAAGTCGATTTGTTTGAAGGCAGCATCAGTCAGAATATCGCCCGGTTCCAACCCGCAGCGCGGGCTGACGATATTGTCTCGGCTGCCAGGCAGGCGGCGGTCCATGACATGATCCAGCAATTGCCCGATGGTTATAATACGATGATCGGTCCGCGCGGCGGCACCCTGTCTGCCGGCCAGTGTCAGCGCATCGGTCTTGCCCGAGCGCTTTACGGTCAGCCGGTTCTGGTGATACTGGACGAACCCAATGCAAATCTGGACGCTGAAGGCGAAGCTGCCCTGATCAAGGCGGTTCTGGCGGTGCGTGCTCGCGGCGGCACAATCATTGTCGTGGCCCACCGGCCCAGCGCAATTGCGGCGCTGGATAAGCTGATGATGCTGCGCAACGGCCGGATGGTAGCCTTTGGAGATCGCGATGAGGTTCTGGGAAAAGTGATCGCGCCGCGTCCCGAAGCGGATGAATATGCTCCATCGGATGCCGGCTCGGGGGCCGCTGGCGAGAAGCAGGACACGCCGCGCCCGGCCCAGCAGCTCGCTGTGGTTGGCAAAACCGTGAAGGATGCATCGGCATGA
- the rpoN gene encoding RNA polymerase factor sigma-54, whose translation MAGPNSFSGAGGLSQKLAPGLRQNLSQSLVMTPQLVQAIKLLQMSHLELLKHVDEELERNPLLERDADTDTDDAAPPPTESEDWHARELTEANNDLSGPPDSDYSNLYQDDNETALTPSQISAYDRALEGPSMLGRAIGEDMAFDARLAGTTSLRTRLEDQLLLMTTDPVLRALCRYLVSQLDGAGYLQLDSVAICEQFSTDETMIEAAIALIHACEPVGIGARSLKECLELQLRDQGMLDAAMATILDNLAMLAQQDFTGLQSLTGLSDAALSRKIACIRSLNPKPGEMFETLEPESLVPDVLVRPRASEAVDGSWHIELNSDVLPRLLLNEVYYQTVSKHAKQDEKTFLNTSLQSASGLIKALDQRARSILKVATEIVRMQDAFLTHGIEYLKPMTLKQVADAIDMHESTVSRVTSSKYISTPRGIFEMKFFFSSSIAGLNGEVHSGESVRHRMRQLINQEIASAILSDDALVEKLKASGIDIARRTVAKYREALGIPSSVARRREKRVAVEQTRRNG comes from the coding sequence ATGGCCGGGCCAAATTCATTTTCAGGTGCTGGCGGGTTGAGCCAGAAGCTTGCGCCCGGATTGCGGCAGAATCTGTCCCAGTCTCTGGTGATGACGCCACAACTCGTGCAGGCGATCAAGCTGTTGCAGATGTCGCATCTGGAGCTCCTAAAACACGTTGACGAGGAGTTGGAGCGCAATCCGCTGCTCGAACGCGATGCAGACACCGACACGGACGATGCCGCGCCGCCTCCAACAGAATCCGAGGACTGGCACGCAAGAGAGCTGACTGAAGCCAATAACGATCTCAGCGGCCCGCCGGATTCCGATTACAGCAATCTGTATCAGGATGACAATGAAACGGCTCTGACACCCTCACAAATATCCGCTTACGACCGGGCGCTGGAAGGTCCGTCCATGCTGGGCAGAGCGATTGGCGAGGATATGGCGTTCGACGCAAGGCTGGCTGGCACCACAAGCCTGCGCACGCGCCTGGAAGATCAGCTGCTCCTGATGACCACGGACCCGGTATTACGGGCACTGTGCCGGTATCTCGTCAGCCAGCTTGACGGCGCCGGTTATCTGCAACTCGACAGTGTTGCGATCTGCGAACAGTTTTCCACCGACGAGACAATGATCGAGGCGGCAATTGCCCTGATACACGCCTGTGAACCGGTCGGCATTGGCGCCCGCAGTCTGAAAGAATGTCTGGAACTGCAACTCAGGGACCAGGGCATGCTGGATGCCGCAATGGCAACAATTCTGGACAATCTTGCAATGCTGGCACAACAGGACTTTACCGGCCTGCAAAGTCTGACCGGATTGTCCGATGCGGCACTCAGCCGGAAAATTGCCTGTATCCGCTCGCTCAATCCCAAGCCCGGAGAAATGTTTGAAACATTGGAGCCGGAAAGTCTGGTGCCCGATGTGCTGGTGAGACCGCGCGCATCAGAGGCCGTTGACGGCAGCTGGCATATTGAACTGAACAGCGATGTGCTGCCCCGCCTGTTGCTCAATGAAGTTTATTATCAGACCGTTTCAAAACACGCCAAACAGGATGAAAAGACCTTTTTGAACACCAGTCTGCAGTCCGCCAGCGGGTTGATCAAAGCACTGGACCAAAGAGCCCGCAGTATTTTGAAGGTCGCCACAGAAATTGTGCGCATGCAGGATGCATTCCTTACTCACGGGATCGAATATCTCAAGCCGATGACGCTGAAACAGGTGGCAGATGCCATCGACATGCATGAATCGACAGTCAGCCGGGTCACTTCCAGCAAATATATCTCCACGCCGCGCGGCATTTTTGAAATGAAATTCTTCTTTTCCTCGTCCATCGCCGGGCTTAATGGTGAGGTTCATTCCGGAGAATCGGTTCGCCACAGGATGCGGCAGTTGATCAATCAGGAAATCGCCAGCGCAATCCTCAGTGATGATGCGCTTGTGGAAAAATTGAAGGCGTCCGGCATCGACATTGCCCGGCGAACCGTGGCAAAATATCGCGAAGCACTTGGCATACCCTCGAGTGTGGCACGGCGCAGAGAAAAGCGGGTGGCTGTCGAACAGACCAGACGAAACGGTTGA
- the ptsN gene encoding PTS IIA-like nitrogen regulatory protein PtsN yields the protein MDLSDLVSPNAVIPTLKVQSKKQAIQALAEKAASLTGVPEREIFDTLLQRERLGSTGVGHGIAIPHGKLVTFDGITGVFARLETPIEFESLDGEPVDLIFLLLASEGAGADHLKALARIARVFRNNHITAKLRETRDSAGLYAILTEDIASNAA from the coding sequence ATGGATCTGAGTGATCTGGTTTCGCCCAACGCAGTAATACCTACGTTGAAGGTGCAATCCAAAAAACAGGCCATCCAGGCACTCGCCGAAAAGGCGGCGTCTCTGACCGGCGTGCCCGAGCGCGAGATATTTGACACTCTGCTTCAGCGCGAACGGCTGGGGTCCACTGGTGTTGGCCACGGGATTGCCATTCCCCATGGCAAATTGGTGACCTTTGACGGCATTACCGGTGTTTTTGCCCGTCTGGAAACGCCAATCGAATTTGAATCACTCGACGGTGAGCCGGTCGATCTGATTTTTCTGCTGCTCGCATCCGAAGGCGCGGGCGCGGACCATCTGAAAGCCCTGGCACGCATCGCCAGAGTATTCCGCAACAATCATATCACGGCCAAGCTGCGCGAAACTCGTGATTCTGCCGGTCTGTATGCCATCCTTACCGAAGACATCGCCTCCAACGCCGCTTGA
- a CDS encoding ribonuclease D has product MTIRLHKNDLPDDYDPGSSVAIDTETMGLIPHRDRLCLVQISRGDNTADLVQISQEQETAPNLKRILNDRSVLKLFHFARFDVAVLLHRFGALTAPIYCTKIASRLVRTYTDRHGLKDLCRELIDVDLSKQQQSSNWGADELTQAQQEYAASDVLYLHALKQQLDERLAREGRTEIAQSCFDFLPTRARLDLMGWPETDIFAHS; this is encoded by the coding sequence ATGACCATCCGCCTGCATAAAAACGATCTGCCTGATGACTATGATCCGGGCAGCTCGGTTGCCATTGATACCGAGACAATGGGACTGATCCCGCACCGCGACCGGCTCTGCCTCGTCCAGATATCCAGAGGCGACAACACCGCCGATCTGGTTCAGATCAGCCAGGAACAGGAAACTGCGCCCAATCTGAAACGGATTCTGAATGATCGGTCGGTTTTGAAACTGTTCCATTTTGCCAGATTTGATGTGGCTGTCCTGCTGCATCGCTTTGGTGCACTTACTGCGCCGATTTATTGCACCAAGATTGCGTCACGGCTGGTGCGCACCTATACGGACCGCCATGGTCTGAAGGATTTGTGCCGCGAGCTGATTGATGTTGATTTGTCGAAACAACAGCAAAGCTCCAATTGGGGTGCAGATGAACTGACCCAGGCGCAACAGGAATATGCTGCCAGCGATGTGCTGTATCTGCACGCGCTGAAACAGCAACTCGATGAGCGGCTTGCCCGTGAAGGCCGCACGGAAATTGCGCAAAGTTGTTTTGATTTCCTGCCGACAAGGGCGCGGCTTGATCTGATGGGCTGGCCGGAGACGGATATTTTCGCCCATTCCTGA